A region of Bacillus cabrialesii DNA encodes the following proteins:
- a CDS encoding serine hydrolase domain-containing protein, producing the protein MQRNDWPTAGPAALGMNAEKLSELDLKIKSEYSNINGMVVVKNGYVAFERYYHSYGPNDTHHVASVTKSIISALIGIAIHAGYIKSVDQNALDFFPEYVPGPYNKQKQDITLRHLLTMTAPYPFKDWQEPLDKMCMQPDWITYTLDMLGQGGTIGTFKYSTAGAHLLSAIITRTTGKSAREFANEYLFKPIGMKEIPHYEMKSFGFDDLFGKDVKGWVNDPDGNSTGGWGLTLTSRDMARFGYLYLNHGIWNNQKIIPESWIDESTKMNANNYGYLWWLRDEAGVFSYSALGDGGNVICCIPEKNLIVAITSEFIMNARDRWQLIKEYLVSQ; encoded by the coding sequence ATGCAAAGAAACGACTGGCCAACTGCAGGCCCGGCAGCCCTAGGCATGAACGCCGAAAAACTGTCTGAGCTTGACCTTAAAATCAAGTCCGAATACAGCAATATAAACGGTATGGTGGTTGTAAAAAATGGATACGTCGCTTTTGAGCGCTATTATCATAGCTATGGACCGAATGATACGCATCATGTAGCATCAGTAACCAAAAGTATCATATCAGCTCTTATTGGGATTGCGATACATGCAGGATACATAAAAAGTGTCGACCAAAACGCACTCGACTTTTTCCCAGAATACGTCCCGGGTCCTTATAATAAACAAAAACAAGACATCACCCTACGCCACCTTCTCACGATGACAGCTCCATATCCATTTAAAGACTGGCAAGAACCGCTCGACAAGATGTGCATGCAGCCTGATTGGATCACCTATACGCTCGATATGCTGGGTCAAGGAGGAACAATCGGCACATTTAAATACTCCACCGCGGGCGCACACCTGCTGTCAGCCATCATCACCCGCACCACAGGCAAAAGCGCCCGCGAATTTGCCAACGAGTACTTATTTAAACCGATCGGCATGAAAGAAATTCCGCATTATGAAATGAAATCATTCGGCTTTGACGATCTCTTCGGAAAAGACGTGAAGGGATGGGTGAATGATCCAGACGGAAACTCAACCGGAGGATGGGGGCTTACGCTGACTTCGCGGGATATGGCTAGGTTTGGTTATCTTTATTTGAATCACGGTATTTGGAACAACCAAAAGATCATTCCTGAGTCATGGATTGACGAATCAACAAAGATGAACGCCAATAACTATGGTTATCTATGGTGGCTTCGTGATGAGGCCGGTGTTTTCTCTTACTCAGCACTGGGTGATGGCGGGAATGTGATCTGCTGTATTCCGGAGAAAAACCTGATTGTAGCAATCACATCGGAGTTCATCATGAATGCTCGTGACAGGTGGCAGTTGATTAAGGAGTATTTAGTTTCTCAATGA
- a CDS encoding MFS transporter, with protein sequence MSNTWKIYILAIVSFLVGTSEYIISGILDHIAHTLGITLAAAGQLITIFSLVYALSTPLLMALTASMDRRKLMMYALGLFVFGNVLAFVLPGYGWFIAARIIMAMGAGMVVVTALTIAAKIASEGKQGSAIATVVMGFTASLIIGVPLGRMIAVALGWKSVFGAIALLGLIAMAVIFFTLPHTEGDKPVPLLQQLALLKKRKVAMGLSITFFWLGGYSVAYTYLSPYLLNISGINGKLLSGVLLIFGIASLVGSKFGGYSTDKWGVPFTLVGGMTLHIVTLILLSFVTHSYIGVLVILILWSFAAWSTGPTQQFHLATIEPEMSGVLLSINQSMMQLAMAVGAGIGGVFVENVSLASITWVGALGVMIAIIASLMIFHSQPKQMLKDINQ encoded by the coding sequence ATGTCTAACACTTGGAAAATTTACATTTTAGCCATTGTCAGCTTTTTAGTTGGAACCTCAGAGTACATCATTTCCGGTATTTTGGATCACATTGCTCATACACTCGGAATAACCTTGGCTGCCGCGGGCCAGCTTATTACGATTTTTTCACTTGTCTATGCTCTTTCCACGCCCTTGCTTATGGCGTTGACAGCAAGTATGGATAGACGCAAATTGATGATGTATGCCCTCGGTTTGTTTGTGTTTGGCAATGTCCTGGCTTTTGTGCTTCCTGGTTATGGGTGGTTTATTGCTGCTCGGATCATTATGGCGATGGGGGCAGGTATGGTTGTTGTCACCGCATTAACGATTGCCGCTAAGATTGCATCGGAAGGGAAGCAAGGCAGTGCCATCGCTACTGTCGTAATGGGATTTACCGCTTCTTTAATCATTGGTGTTCCGCTTGGAAGAATGATAGCAGTAGCGCTAGGCTGGAAGTCTGTATTTGGAGCAATTGCTTTGTTGGGATTGATCGCAATGGCCGTTATTTTCTTTACTCTTCCTCATACTGAAGGAGATAAGCCTGTACCTTTGCTTCAACAGCTTGCTCTTCTCAAAAAACGGAAAGTGGCGATGGGGTTATCAATCACTTTCTTCTGGCTCGGGGGATATTCTGTTGCTTATACTTATTTGTCACCGTATCTCTTGAACATCTCAGGTATAAACGGCAAGCTGCTTAGCGGTGTTTTGCTTATATTTGGAATTGCAAGTTTAGTTGGATCAAAGTTTGGGGGATATAGCACTGACAAATGGGGAGTGCCCTTTACACTTGTTGGCGGGATGACATTGCATATCGTTACACTGATTCTGCTGTCATTTGTCACTCATTCCTATATCGGCGTGTTGGTGATTCTCATATTATGGTCGTTTGCCGCATGGTCCACCGGTCCGACACAGCAATTTCACTTGGCTACAATAGAACCGGAAATGTCAGGTGTTTTGCTCAGTATTAATCAGTCCATGATGCAACTCGCCATGGCAGTTGGCGCGGGGATAGGGGGCGTTTTTGTAGAAAACGTATCATTGGCTTCGATTACCTGGGTTGGTGCGTTAGGGGTTATGATTGCCATTATTGCATCATTGATGATTTTTCATTCACAACCGAAACAGATGCTAAAAGATATCAACCAATAA
- a CDS encoding ArsR/SmtB family transcription factor translates to MEPIEVFKALSNESRLQILQWLKEPDRHFAPHEGIDMNTIGVCVSQITDKLKMTQSTASQYLTILLRAGLIKANRIGKYTYYKRDEEAIGKLADFLKTEI, encoded by the coding sequence ATGGAACCAATTGAAGTATTCAAAGCTTTATCAAATGAATCAAGGCTGCAAATTTTGCAATGGCTGAAGGAGCCTGATCGTCATTTTGCACCCCATGAAGGGATTGATATGAACACAATCGGGGTATGTGTCAGTCAAATAACAGACAAATTGAAAATGACGCAATCGACGGCTTCTCAATATCTTACCATCCTTTTAAGAGCCGGCTTGATTAAAGCGAATCGAATCGGAAAGTACACGTATTACAAAAGAGATGAAGAAGCCATTGGGAAACTTGCTGACTTTCTTAAAACAGAGATATAA
- the ybdJ gene encoding two-component system response regulator YbdJ, producing the protein MKGYQILIVEDDVMIGDLLQKILQREGYHVIWKTDGADVLSVIQKVDLVIMDVMLPGEDGYQISAKIKKLGLRIPVIFLSARNDMDSKLQGLQIGEDYMVKPFDPRELLLRMQNMLEHHYGTFTQIKHLYIDAETKKVFNESLHDEVLFTAIERKIFFYLYENRDSTLTKDHFFEYLWQLEDRNPNIVNVHIKKIRAKINDQAGEIIENIYGEGYRLNTVVKK; encoded by the coding sequence ATGAAGGGTTATCAGATTTTAATCGTGGAAGACGATGTAATGATTGGCGATCTGCTGCAAAAGATTTTGCAGCGTGAGGGCTATCATGTGATATGGAAGACCGATGGAGCGGATGTGCTTTCGGTCATACAGAAGGTGGATTTGGTCATTATGGATGTGATGCTGCCGGGTGAAGACGGCTATCAAATATCTGCAAAAATCAAAAAGCTGGGGCTGCGCATTCCGGTCATTTTTCTATCGGCTCGCAATGACATGGACAGCAAGCTCCAAGGTTTGCAGATCGGCGAGGATTATATGGTGAAGCCCTTTGATCCGAGAGAACTGCTGTTAAGAATGCAGAATATGCTTGAGCATCATTATGGAACCTTTACGCAAATCAAGCACTTGTATATTGATGCGGAAACCAAAAAAGTGTTCAATGAAAGCCTGCATGATGAGGTGTTGTTTACTGCCATTGAGCGGAAAATTTTCTTTTATTTATATGAAAATAGGGACAGCACCCTGACAAAGGATCATTTCTTTGAATATCTGTGGCAGCTCGAAGACAGAAACCCGAATATTGTCAATGTACACATTAAAAAAATCAGAGCCAAAATCAATGATCAAGCGGGTGAGATTATTGAAAATATATATGGAGAAGGGTATCGGCTGAATACCGTTGTGAAGAAATGA
- a CDS encoding MerR family transcriptional regulator has translation MLSIGEFSKICKVSTKTLRYYDEIGLIHPEDINPENGYRYYSIRQLKEMLLINRLKSYRFSLEEIKTILDTDEDQAEEKLIFGLERKRQEVQAKIHAYEYTLTQMNQDMQRAEKGKSMMSWFDDIEVMLAETQPMNILYIRQMLSSDDYALGYEKYFSRLYERIAVDKLTLLGTPMTIYHSPEYNPAGNDTEFAIPIEETVTGTRDLRAGLCAKSVLKGPYAELTAVYAKLREWVEDKGYELAQSPYEVYVTDHQQADVPENIVTEVYFPIKKKER, from the coding sequence TTGCTATCGATCGGTGAATTTTCAAAGATATGCAAAGTATCAACAAAAACACTGCGATACTATGATGAAATTGGATTAATCCACCCTGAGGACATTAACCCTGAAAATGGATATCGATATTATTCTATCAGGCAGCTGAAAGAAATGCTCTTGATTAACCGTTTAAAGTCGTATCGCTTTTCACTGGAAGAAATCAAAACCATTCTCGATACAGATGAGGATCAGGCAGAAGAAAAGCTAATTTTCGGCCTTGAGCGAAAAAGACAAGAAGTACAGGCAAAGATCCATGCTTATGAATATACTCTTACACAAATGAACCAAGATATGCAACGTGCAGAGAAGGGCAAATCAATGATGTCATGGTTTGACGATATAGAAGTAATGCTTGCCGAAACCCAGCCAATGAACATTCTTTATATACGCCAAATGCTGAGCAGTGATGACTACGCCTTAGGATATGAGAAGTATTTTAGCAGACTATATGAAAGAATTGCCGTTGATAAACTTACCTTGCTCGGTACGCCCATGACAATTTATCACAGCCCTGAATACAACCCTGCCGGCAATGATACAGAGTTTGCGATTCCAATAGAGGAGACTGTTACTGGAACAAGAGATTTGCGCGCAGGCCTTTGCGCAAAGTCTGTATTAAAGGGCCCCTATGCAGAATTGACAGCGGTATACGCTAAGCTAAGGGAATGGGTCGAAGATAAGGGCTATGAATTGGCGCAATCACCCTATGAAGTGTATGTAACCGATCACCAGCAAGCTGATGTCCCAGAGAATATTGTGACTGAAGTGTATTTTCCAATAAAGAAAAAAGAGAGGTAA
- a CDS encoding MDR family MFS transporter, whose protein sequence is MVYREYGLGRSINVVSQIKEFFGLHPVIKFLLLGTLVTKAAKSMTTPFLAIYLHQETGEGFGVIGLVIGLGYFATTIGGIIGGTLSDRIGRKSVMLCSIFIWSVVFFLFGIVHTILWFSLLNILSGLCHSFFEPVSKALMVELAGSKKRLSIFSLRYLAINVGGALGPLLGTYLGLVSSGTPFIITGSVYLCYALLLFFMMNKMVLQNKSNSKKEFHLPFIFKTLKKDVALRFYIAGGIFLLFSYSQMESTLLQYLNLDFVNGVKIFSTLITINAVTVIILQLPLTGLFERYNTMITICTGSVCCIIGNIGFALSNGWLTFCISMFILTVGEILCFPSMNVLMDELAPDNMRGTYYGAQNFYNVGEFIGPWLGGIVLSLFGGRTIFLVAALSICFALAAYRVGNRKHRFVQPYETEVMNK, encoded by the coding sequence ATGGTGTACCGAGAATATGGTTTGGGAAGATCAATCAACGTGGTCTCTCAAATAAAGGAGTTTTTCGGATTACACCCGGTCATTAAGTTTTTGCTTTTGGGAACACTTGTCACAAAAGCAGCAAAATCAATGACAACACCGTTTTTGGCTATTTATCTTCATCAAGAAACAGGAGAGGGTTTTGGTGTAATTGGTTTGGTTATTGGCTTGGGGTATTTTGCAACTACGATTGGAGGAATCATTGGAGGAACCCTTTCCGACAGAATCGGCAGAAAAAGTGTTATGCTATGTTCCATTTTCATTTGGAGTGTAGTTTTCTTTCTTTTTGGCATCGTTCATACAATATTATGGTTCAGTTTGTTAAATATTTTAAGTGGTCTGTGTCATTCCTTTTTCGAACCAGTTTCAAAGGCTTTAATGGTTGAATTAGCAGGCAGCAAGAAGAGGCTCAGTATTTTTTCTTTGCGGTATCTGGCCATTAATGTTGGCGGTGCTCTAGGTCCTCTTTTAGGAACATATCTGGGACTGGTGAGCAGCGGAACCCCTTTTATTATTACTGGCTCTGTATATCTTTGTTATGCTCTATTATTATTTTTTATGATGAATAAAATGGTTCTGCAAAATAAAAGCAATTCAAAAAAAGAATTTCATTTGCCATTTATTTTTAAGACACTGAAAAAGGATGTTGCTCTTCGTTTTTATATAGCAGGCGGTATATTCTTATTATTTAGCTATTCACAGATGGAGAGTACATTGCTTCAGTACCTGAACCTTGATTTCGTGAATGGCGTGAAGATATTCTCAACTTTAATAACCATAAATGCTGTAACTGTAATTATATTGCAGTTGCCATTAACAGGCCTTTTTGAGAGATATAATACAATGATAACGATTTGTACGGGAAGCGTGTGTTGTATCATCGGGAATATTGGTTTTGCTTTATCAAACGGTTGGCTCACGTTCTGTATTTCTATGTTTATTTTAACTGTGGGTGAAATCTTATGTTTCCCATCAATGAATGTATTAATGGATGAGTTGGCCCCTGATAATATGAGGGGAACTTATTATGGAGCACAGAATTTTTATAATGTAGGGGAGTTTATAGGCCCATGGCTTGGAGGGATTGTCCTTAGCCTTTTTGGGGGCAGAACCATTTTCTTAGTTGCGGCTTTGTCTATCTGTTTTGCTTTAGCAGCATATCGTGTCGGCAATAGAAAGCATAGATTTGTTCAACCTTATGAAACTGAGGTTATGAATAAATAA
- a CDS encoding ATP-grasp domain-containing protein, giving the protein MNKTSYSKSPYDLWLKDLEEPVVMLTSTERMNECQNYDQIESFDEYPVNGCIEIRALKLHETYRFNTIIAMSEYDLLRAGKLRTHLGLRGQSYESALLFRDKVLMKQCLEEAGIPVPHYRKIESPVDLYLFVQQFGFPVVVKPIDGSGSVDTKVLKNESDMMEYLSKGLDRNVEVETFVDGDMYHIDGLKIDGHIILNWPSRYINGCLAFQEEQFLASYQLGADNPLTSRLIDIVEKALKVLSSPETTTFHAEVFHTPDDKLVFCEIASRTGGGLIREAIQQSFGFDLNEICVKKQCGLPHEIPGYPQLKMGPKPLSGWILIPPKYGRLVKIPSIPFENWVTKQKVSAKEGEVFQGASSSVDVVSSYLIKGDTEDVLINRIHQVATWCTENMVWEDQSTWSLK; this is encoded by the coding sequence TTGAATAAAACGTCATATTCTAAATCTCCGTATGATTTATGGCTAAAGGATTTAGAAGAACCTGTTGTAATGCTAACTTCAACTGAACGAATGAACGAATGCCAAAACTATGATCAGATCGAGTCATTTGATGAGTATCCGGTTAATGGATGTATTGAAATAAGAGCGTTGAAATTACATGAAACATATAGATTTAACACAATAATTGCAATGTCTGAGTATGACCTTTTAAGAGCAGGCAAACTTCGTACTCATTTAGGATTGCGCGGGCAGTCTTACGAGAGTGCATTATTGTTTCGGGACAAAGTTTTAATGAAACAATGTTTAGAAGAAGCTGGGATACCTGTTCCTCATTACCGGAAAATTGAATCTCCTGTTGACCTGTACCTTTTTGTACAGCAGTTTGGTTTTCCGGTAGTCGTTAAGCCAATAGATGGGTCGGGATCTGTCGATACAAAGGTGCTGAAAAATGAATCAGATATGATGGAATACCTATCTAAGGGTCTTGATAGAAATGTTGAAGTGGAAACGTTTGTAGATGGTGATATGTACCACATTGATGGGCTTAAGATAGACGGGCATATCATATTAAATTGGCCCTCTCGGTATATAAACGGATGTTTGGCTTTCCAGGAGGAACAATTTTTAGCCAGTTATCAGCTTGGCGCCGACAACCCTTTGACCTCGAGATTAATTGATATTGTTGAAAAAGCACTAAAGGTGCTGTCATCCCCAGAAACAACTACTTTTCACGCGGAAGTGTTTCATACTCCGGATGATAAGCTAGTGTTTTGTGAAATAGCTAGCCGAACTGGAGGGGGGTTGATACGTGAGGCTATTCAGCAAAGCTTTGGTTTTGACTTGAATGAAATTTGTGTAAAAAAACAGTGCGGCCTACCCCATGAGATTCCAGGTTATCCACAGCTTAAAATGGGGCCAAAACCCTTAAGCGGGTGGATATTGATCCCTCCTAAATACGGGCGGTTGGTCAAAATTCCTTCAATTCCTTTTGAGAATTGGGTAACGAAGCAAAAAGTATCTGCTAAAGAAGGGGAGGTTTTTCAAGGTGCTTCTTCTAGTGTAGATGTTGTATCGAGTTACTTAATTAAAGGGGATACCGAAGATGTACTGATTAATAGAATTCATCAAGTTGCGACATGGTGTACCGAGAATATGGTTTGGGAAGATCAATCAACGTGGTCTCTCAAATAA
- a CDS encoding LysR family transcriptional regulator, translated as MNLHALRLFYTVAEEGNVTCAAKKLNISQPAVTSQIKKLEKEIGLTLLSPNGRGILLTQTGLQLAKQAKRLFSLQNEIESFLEHLKEGSVGKLHIVATSLPANFLLPKWISRFKGDYPDVDVEMTTVNSTEAINQLVNYKADLGIIGGNRTFNKHISSTLLLEDEMLFISNNKHKYAEQTIKLEDIVNEPFVFREEGSFSRELLFSLCNLFNVNKPCTGLQMNGLNETINTVIEGYGVTFVSSLEVNSYISRGDVKRINVEHVDVTNPISLCWRNDDVISTSAFNFIELIRKEKM; from the coding sequence ATGAATCTTCATGCATTGAGACTGTTCTACACCGTAGCTGAGGAAGGAAATGTCACATGTGCCGCCAAAAAACTAAATATAAGTCAGCCTGCCGTGACATCTCAGATTAAAAAACTTGAGAAAGAAATTGGACTGACTTTGCTTAGCCCTAATGGAAGAGGAATTCTTTTAACACAAACAGGACTCCAGCTTGCTAAACAAGCAAAGAGATTATTCTCGCTTCAAAATGAGATTGAATCCTTCTTGGAACATCTAAAAGAAGGCTCTGTAGGAAAGCTGCACATCGTGGCAACTAGTTTACCAGCTAATTTTTTGCTCCCAAAGTGGATCAGCCGTTTTAAAGGAGATTACCCTGATGTTGATGTGGAAATGACCACAGTCAATTCAACAGAAGCCATAAATCAATTAGTAAATTATAAGGCTGACCTCGGTATTATTGGGGGAAACAGGACGTTTAATAAACACATTAGCAGTACATTATTATTGGAGGATGAAATGTTATTTATCTCCAATAATAAACATAAATATGCAGAACAAACTATAAAATTAGAGGACATTGTAAACGAACCGTTTGTTTTTCGTGAGGAAGGGAGTTTTTCTAGAGAGTTATTGTTCTCTTTATGCAATCTTTTCAATGTAAATAAGCCATGTACAGGATTACAAATGAACGGGTTAAATGAAACCATTAACACTGTCATAGAAGGGTATGGTGTAACATTTGTTTCTTCGCTTGAAGTCAATAGCTATATATCAAGAGGAGACGTTAAAAGAATTAATGTGGAACATGTGGATGTTACTAATCCTATTTCGTTATGCTGGAGAAATGATGATGTCATCTCGACATCGGCATTTAATTTTATTGAACTGATAAGAAAAGAAAAAATGTAA
- a CDS encoding alpha/beta fold hydrolase, with amino-acid sequence MKTLWKVLKIVFGGLAALVLLVSVSVFIYHHYQLNKEAALLKGKGTVVDVDGKKMNVYEEGSGKDTFVFMSGSGIAAPAYEMKGLYSKFSKENKIAVVDRAGYGYSDVSNDDRDIDTVLEQTRKALMKSGNKPPYILMPHSISGIEAIYWAQKYPKEIKAIIAMDIGLPQQYVTYKLSGIDRLKVRGFHLLTSIGFHRFMSSAVYNPEVIRQSFLTDKEKEVYKAINFKQFFNADMEHELLQSYQNGRKSVNLPAPKETPVLILDAVSDQNRNSKYAIQNRKDYEAFAAQFNTADIKELRGTHSIYLYQPDQIYKLSMEFMRKVR; translated from the coding sequence ATGAAAACATTATGGAAAGTCCTAAAGATCGTTTTTGGCGGCCTGGCTGCTTTGGTTTTGCTAGTTTCCGTCTCCGTTTTTATTTATCACCATTACCAGCTAAATAAGGAGGCGGCACTGTTAAAAGGCAAAGGCACAGTAGTCGATGTTGATGGGAAAAAGATGAATGTGTACGAAGAGGGAAGCGGGAAGGACACGTTTGTGTTTATGTCCGGCTCGGGGATTGCTGCGCCTGCTTATGAGATGAAAGGTTTGTACAGCAAATTTTCAAAAGAAAATAAGATTGCTGTTGTAGATCGGGCAGGTTATGGATACAGTGATGTGTCTAACGATGACAGAGATATTGATACGGTACTGGAACAGACAAGGAAAGCGCTTATGAAAAGCGGGAATAAGCCTCCTTATATTTTAATGCCTCATTCCATATCAGGCATCGAGGCGATTTATTGGGCGCAGAAATATCCTAAGGAAATCAAGGCCATTATTGCGATGGATATTGGCTTGCCTCAGCAGTATGTCACGTATAAGTTGAGCGGGATTGACAGACTGAAAGTGAGAGGATTCCATCTGTTAACGTCGATTGGCTTTCATCGGTTTATGTCTTCCGCTGTATATAATCCCGAGGTGATTCGCCAGTCGTTTTTAACCGATAAAGAAAAAGAAGTCTATAAAGCCATTAACTTTAAGCAATTTTTTAATGCTGATATGGAGCATGAGCTTTTACAGTCTTACCAAAACGGCAGGAAATCTGTAAATCTGCCGGCGCCAAAAGAAACTCCCGTCTTGATTTTAGATGCGGTCTCTGACCAAAATAGAAACTCAAAATATGCCATACAAAACAGAAAAGATTATGAAGCGTTTGCGGCTCAATTCAATACAGCCGATATAAAGGAACTGAGGGGTACACACAGTATTTATTTATATCAGCCTGATCAAATATATAAACTTTCCATGGAGTTTATGAGAAAGGTTCGCTAG
- the thrC gene encoding threonine synthase, which translates to MKFVCIDCGREMSSDDFNYQCSCSGLVDIVHDFSHYDTDFLKHVFHERLSERMSVFASGVWRYKELIYPDLPVESVVTKYEGNTGLYSSEMLSNYTGLRKVYLKAQSENPSGSFKDNGMTVAVSHGKHLGYEKYACTSTGNTSSSLGMYASIANAASYVFVPDKEISINKVLQTAAYGGNVFSIPGTYDDGIRFLEKYNGDFGFYICNSINPFRIEGQKSIIFEIAQYLDWELPDWIIVPGGALSNATALGKGLRDLYALNFIDKMPRVAIIQAEGASPFHQMVSENKGTLEPEPFPYTRASALNIGNPPSWKKARKVLEDTNGITVSVTDEDILDAKAIIDRTGVGCEPASASTVAGLRQLRSQQVIDKDESVLCILTGNILKDTGALHDYHFGKDLNGKFKNNIKSTELSLAEIKSAMETISDLNGLLKSH; encoded by the coding sequence ATGAAATTTGTATGTATCGACTGTGGCCGGGAAATGTCTTCTGATGATTTTAATTATCAATGTTCTTGTAGTGGACTTGTAGATATTGTTCATGATTTTTCTCATTACGATACCGACTTTTTAAAGCATGTATTTCATGAACGCCTATCTGAACGTATGTCTGTTTTTGCAAGCGGAGTATGGAGATATAAAGAACTTATATATCCAGATTTGCCAGTTGAAAGTGTCGTTACAAAATATGAAGGGAACACAGGGTTATACAGCTCTGAGATGCTATCAAATTATACCGGGTTGAGAAAGGTATATCTAAAGGCGCAAAGTGAAAACCCCAGCGGTTCTTTTAAGGATAACGGCATGACTGTTGCTGTTTCACATGGCAAACATTTAGGTTATGAAAAATACGCTTGTACTTCTACCGGAAATACTTCTTCATCATTGGGAATGTATGCCTCTATTGCAAATGCTGCGTCCTACGTTTTTGTACCGGATAAAGAAATTTCAATTAATAAGGTATTGCAAACAGCAGCTTACGGTGGAAATGTATTTAGTATTCCGGGTACTTATGATGACGGTATCAGGTTTTTGGAAAAGTATAATGGTGACTTTGGTTTTTATATATGCAATTCTATTAATCCATTCAGAATTGAAGGGCAAAAGAGCATTATTTTTGAGATAGCTCAATATCTAGACTGGGAATTGCCTGATTGGATTATTGTTCCTGGCGGTGCTCTTAGTAATGCAACAGCTTTAGGGAAAGGACTCCGCGATTTATATGCTTTAAACTTCATTGACAAGATGCCTCGGGTCGCTATCATACAAGCGGAAGGCGCTAGCCCATTTCATCAGATGGTTAGTGAAAATAAAGGAACCCTTGAACCGGAACCATTTCCGTACACTAGAGCTTCTGCATTGAATATAGGAAATCCTCCTAGCTGGAAAAAAGCAAGAAAGGTTTTAGAAGATACAAATGGAATCACTGTATCTGTTACTGATGAAGACATTCTTGATGCAAAAGCAATAATCGACAGAACAGGAGTGGGCTGTGAGCCTGCCTCTGCCTCTACTGTAGCAGGACTCCGTCAATTGAGGTCACAGCAGGTAATAGACAAAGATGAATCTGTTTTATGTATTTTAACAGGCAATATATTAAAAGATACTGGAGCTCTTCACGATTATCACTTTGGAAAAGACTTAAACGGCAAGTTTAAAAACAATATTAAATCTACCGAGCTATCTTTGGCTGAGATAAAATCAGCGATGGAGACGATTAGTGATTTGAATGGTTTATTAAAGAGTCATTAA
- a CDS encoding sensor histidine kinase, protein MKLKTKYMLLLFTAVISVPVLLLAVSILMSVIYDSMFKSMNHGMPFHRSFAYPAMLVVFLLSLLLLAFLFSKSIHSLLHKINLLHHTIRHLASDQKVPDKIEVKRADEIGELIKSVNLLIERTTYRELELKQQEEIKKELLQKLRHDINTPLTALRLQLFYLEGQCHDQAVFESLYQQIEYISKLTNEFNLYSAETLESSYIVNEEVRLNELLETAVKKWDYLYSMNGIELHFKPADQDVIWMSNVLWMQRLFDNIFQNTLKHSKAEKMEVTIEDGTVSIRDDGIGFDQNENSEGLGLKIIEDICRLLHINYHLKADKTGTCFNFKKR, encoded by the coding sequence ATGAAGTTAAAGACAAAATATATGTTGTTATTATTTACGGCTGTCATTAGTGTGCCGGTGCTATTGCTGGCAGTTAGTATTTTGATGTCTGTCATTTATGACAGCATGTTTAAATCAATGAATCACGGCATGCCTTTTCATAGGTCTTTTGCGTATCCGGCAATGCTCGTTGTATTTTTGTTATCACTCTTATTGTTGGCTTTTTTATTTTCGAAGTCGATTCATTCTCTGCTGCATAAAATCAATCTATTACATCATACCATTCGGCATCTGGCGAGTGATCAAAAGGTGCCGGATAAAATAGAAGTGAAACGCGCTGATGAAATCGGAGAGCTGATCAAGTCGGTCAATTTGTTGATTGAACGGACGACATATCGTGAACTGGAATTGAAACAGCAGGAGGAAATCAAAAAGGAGCTTTTGCAAAAACTGCGTCATGACATTAACACACCTTTAACAGCTCTCAGGCTGCAGTTGTTTTATTTGGAAGGCCAATGTCATGATCAGGCCGTATTCGAATCGTTGTATCAGCAAATTGAATATATCTCGAAATTAACCAATGAATTCAATCTATATTCCGCCGAGACGCTAGAAAGTTCTTATATCGTAAATGAAGAAGTGCGTCTTAACGAGCTGTTAGAAACAGCGGTGAAAAAGTGGGATTATTTATATAGTATGAATGGGATTGAATTGCACTTTAAGCCGGCAGATCAAGATGTGATATGGATGAGCAACGTGTTATGGATGCAAAGGCTGTTTGATAATATTTTTCAAAATACGTTAAAGCATTCAAAAGCTGAAAAGATGGAAGTCACGATCGAAGATGGCACTGTTTCTATTCGTGATGATGGTATTGGATTTGATCAGAATGAGAATAGTGAGGGGCTTGGGTTAAAGATTATTGAGGATATATGCAGGCTGCTTCATATTAATTATCATTTAAAAGCAGATAAAACAGGAACTTGTTTCAATTTTAAAAAAAGATAA